A genome region from Microbacterium sp. CGR2 includes the following:
- a CDS encoding O-acetylhomoserine aminocarboxypropyltransferase/cysteine synthase family protein, with amino-acid sequence MTVDTARFATRAVHAARSRETAASRATPIYLTAGFEFDDFDHATDHFSTGAGFGYTRTGNPTVHAVERQLAALEGGAEAVLVASGQAAVVTAILAVAGAGDHIVSSTHIYEGSRGLFLDSLARLGIETTFIDDIADPDAWRAAVRPHTRALFAESLANARNDVLDVAAVAAVADDHAIPLIVDNTLATPYLFRPLEHGAAIVVHSASKFLAGHGSVLGGVIVDDGRFPADSAGHNAPHLVLPGRGGAPSVVARHGGRARIAYAREVVAPRFGASPSPLNAFLIGQGAETLGLRVERQSRNALEVARWLEAHDAVESVDYVGLPSHPDHERALRYLEGGFGSIFTFTLRGGLDAARRFVEQVSVFTHMTHIGDVRSLVLHPATTSHAQRTDEERAILGVRPGTLRLSIGIEDIEDLLTDLSRVLQPVKETDR; translated from the coding sequence ATGACCGTCGACACCGCACGCTTCGCCACTCGAGCGGTCCATGCGGCGAGGAGCCGTGAGACCGCGGCGTCTCGGGCCACGCCGATCTACCTCACCGCCGGATTCGAGTTCGACGACTTCGACCATGCGACCGACCACTTCAGCACCGGCGCCGGCTTCGGATACACCCGCACGGGAAACCCGACCGTCCACGCGGTGGAGCGTCAGCTCGCCGCACTCGAGGGCGGAGCAGAGGCGGTGCTGGTCGCCAGCGGTCAGGCGGCGGTGGTCACGGCCATCCTCGCCGTCGCCGGCGCGGGAGACCACATCGTCTCGTCGACACACATCTACGAGGGCAGCCGCGGTCTCTTCCTCGACAGCCTGGCGCGACTGGGCATCGAGACCACCTTCATCGACGACATCGCCGACCCCGACGCCTGGCGCGCCGCCGTCCGTCCCCACACGCGGGCTCTGTTCGCCGAATCTCTCGCGAACGCCCGCAACGATGTACTCGACGTCGCTGCCGTCGCCGCCGTCGCCGACGACCACGCCATCCCGCTGATCGTCGACAACACTCTCGCGACCCCGTACCTGTTTCGCCCGCTGGAGCACGGCGCGGCGATCGTCGTGCACTCGGCGTCGAAGTTCCTCGCCGGTCATGGCTCTGTTCTCGGCGGAGTGATCGTCGACGACGGCCGTTTCCCCGCCGACAGTGCCGGCCACAACGCGCCGCACCTCGTGCTCCCGGGCCGCGGTGGTGCGCCGAGCGTGGTGGCACGCCACGGAGGACGGGCGCGCATCGCCTACGCACGCGAGGTTGTCGCGCCGCGATTCGGCGCGTCCCCCTCACCCCTCAACGCGTTCCTGATCGGCCAGGGCGCCGAGACACTCGGGCTTCGCGTCGAGAGGCAGTCCCGCAACGCGCTCGAGGTCGCGCGGTGGCTCGAGGCGCACGACGCCGTCGAAAGCGTCGACTACGTCGGACTTCCCAGCCACCCGGACCACGAGAGGGCCCTGCGTTACCTGGAGGGCGGGTTCGGCTCGATCTTCACGTTCACCCTGCGCGGCGGCCTCGACGCCGCCCGGCGGTTCGTCGAGCAGGTGTCGGTGTTCACGCACATGACCCATATCGGCGACGTCCGGTCGCTCGTGCTGCATCCGGCGACCACAAGCCACGCTCAGCGCACCGATGAGGAGCGCGCGATCCTCGGAGTCCGGCCGGGGACGCTGCGACTGTCGATCGGCATCGAAGACATCGAAGATCTGCTCACGGACCTTTCCCGCGTCCTGCAGCCGGTGAAGGAGACCGACCGGTGA
- a CDS encoding DUF3515 domain-containing protein: MLRSRRLAAVAGVVAVAAALVGCSTTVHVDPAIDADNPACADVSVLLPDSVGDFDRVWTDAQATGAWGEPTVVLRCGVEPPAPSELVCTTLGGVDWLVLEQEENRQRLVTYGREPAVEVNIRRGEQVDFQSIVETISTNIQPGLAPATGQCTDRVEFPAG, translated from the coding sequence ATGCTCCGTTCTCGTCGCCTCGCTGCCGTCGCGGGTGTGGTGGCAGTGGCCGCGGCTCTCGTCGGCTGCTCCACGACCGTGCACGTCGATCCGGCCATCGACGCCGACAACCCGGCCTGCGCCGATGTCTCGGTGCTGCTTCCCGACAGCGTCGGCGATTTCGATCGTGTCTGGACCGACGCGCAAGCGACGGGAGCCTGGGGCGAGCCGACGGTCGTCCTGCGCTGTGGTGTCGAGCCACCCGCGCCGTCCGAACTCGTGTGCACGACCCTCGGCGGCGTCGACTGGCTCGTCCTCGAGCAGGAGGAGAACCGTCAGCGTCTGGTCACCTACGGGCGTGAGCCGGCCGTGGAGGTCAACATCCGCCGCGGGGAGCAGGTCGACTTCCAATCGATCGTCGAGACGATCTCCACCAACATCCAGCCCGGACTCGCGCCCGCCACCGGCCAGTGCACCGACCGCGTCGAGTTCCCGGCCGGCTGA
- the murA gene encoding UDP-N-acetylglucosamine 1-carboxyvinyltransferase produces the protein MTTPVRDAIPEEVPALTGDVLAIRGGRPLRGRVDVKGAKNLATKAMVASLLGETVSVLRDVPAISDVAVVRSLLEVHGVRVSDGDEAGALVFDPSDVESAHFEEIDAHAGASRIPILFCGPLLHRLGQAFIPDLGGCRIGDRPIDFHLDALRKFGAIVEKQPSGIRLSTGGARLHGANIHLPYPSVGATEQVLLTAVRAEGTTELRNAAIEPEIMDLIAVLQKMGAIISYEPNRVIVIEGVEKLRGYDHRSIFDRNEAASWASAALATDGEIFVGGAKQQEMLTFLNVFRKAGGWFDVKEDGILFRRDGEIKPVVIETDVHPGFMTDWQQPLVVALTQAQGRSVVHETVYENRLGFTDALVKMGADIVVHPRGLQDGPRRVPRRDLEQAAVITGPTPLHGADIVVPDLRGGYSHIIAALTATGESKVSGVDILSRGYEKFLAKLDALGADFDVIR, from the coding sequence ATGACGACACCTGTGCGCGACGCTATCCCGGAAGAAGTCCCCGCACTCACCGGCGATGTCCTCGCCATTCGAGGAGGCCGCCCGCTTCGCGGCCGCGTCGATGTCAAGGGTGCGAAGAACCTCGCCACCAAGGCCATGGTCGCTTCTCTTCTCGGCGAGACGGTCAGTGTGCTGCGTGACGTGCCGGCGATCAGCGACGTGGCGGTCGTCCGCTCGCTGCTCGAGGTCCACGGCGTCCGCGTCTCCGACGGAGACGAAGCCGGCGCGCTGGTGTTCGACCCGAGCGACGTCGAGTCCGCTCACTTCGAGGAGATCGACGCGCACGCCGGTGCATCACGCATCCCGATCCTGTTCTGCGGCCCGCTTCTGCACCGTCTCGGCCAGGCGTTCATCCCCGACCTCGGCGGATGCCGCATCGGCGACCGTCCCATCGACTTCCACCTGGACGCTCTGCGCAAGTTCGGCGCCATCGTCGAGAAGCAGCCGAGCGGCATCCGGTTGTCGACCGGTGGAGCCAGACTGCACGGTGCGAACATCCACCTGCCGTACCCGAGCGTGGGCGCCACCGAGCAGGTGCTGCTCACCGCCGTGCGCGCAGAAGGCACCACAGAGCTCCGCAACGCCGCCATCGAGCCCGAGATCATGGATCTGATCGCCGTGCTGCAGAAGATGGGCGCCATCATCTCCTACGAGCCCAACCGCGTGATCGTCATCGAGGGTGTGGAGAAGCTTCGCGGCTACGACCACCGCTCGATCTTCGATCGCAACGAGGCCGCCTCGTGGGCATCCGCGGCGCTGGCCACTGACGGTGAGATCTTCGTCGGCGGGGCGAAGCAGCAGGAGATGCTGACTTTCCTCAACGTGTTCCGCAAGGCCGGCGGCTGGTTCGATGTCAAGGAAGACGGCATCCTGTTCCGTCGCGACGGCGAGATCAAGCCCGTCGTCATCGAGACGGACGTGCACCCGGGGTTCATGACCGACTGGCAGCAGCCACTCGTCGTCGCGCTGACCCAGGCGCAGGGGCGATCCGTCGTTCACGAGACCGTGTACGAGAACCGGCTGGGCTTCACCGACGCCCTCGTGAAGATGGGCGCCGACATCGTGGTGCATCCCCGCGGACTCCAGGACGGTCCTCGGCGCGTGCCGCGTCGCGACCTGGAGCAGGCCGCGGTCATCACCGGGCCGACCCCACTGCACGGCGCCGACATCGTCGTTCCCGACCTCCGCGGTGGTTACAGCCACATCATCGCCGCATTGACGGCGACCGGGGAGTCGAAGGTGTCCGGAGTCGACATCCTCAGCCGTGGGTACGAGAAGTTCCTCGCCAAGCTCGACGCCCTCGGCGCTGACTTCGACGTCATCCGGTGA
- the rsmD gene encoding 16S rRNA (guanine(966)-N(2))-methyltransferase RsmD, which translates to MTRIIAGTARGARLEVPSAGTRPTSDRVRESLFGALQAADAITDARVLDLYAGSGALGLETLSRGAASCDLVERGRPAAAIIRRNAATVAKAGAADTARIHESSVRAFLARASGPFDLVFSDPPYDLDDDAMTEDLSALAPLLSADALVVVERARRSTPPDFTAAGLVLIREKAYGDTALWWAEPTEYLVEPPADAQPAAESQSR; encoded by the coding sequence GTGACGAGGATCATCGCAGGCACCGCGAGGGGCGCCCGGCTCGAGGTTCCGAGCGCGGGAACGCGTCCGACCAGCGACCGTGTTCGCGAGTCGCTTTTCGGTGCACTGCAGGCAGCCGACGCCATCACTGATGCCCGCGTCTTGGACCTGTACGCCGGATCCGGCGCCCTCGGACTCGAGACCCTCAGCCGCGGCGCAGCCAGCTGTGACCTCGTCGAACGCGGGCGTCCTGCCGCCGCGATCATCCGACGCAACGCCGCGACGGTCGCGAAGGCGGGCGCAGCGGACACGGCGCGAATCCACGAGAGCTCCGTGCGTGCGTTTCTCGCGCGAGCGTCGGGCCCGTTCGATCTCGTCTTCTCCGACCCGCCTTACGACCTCGACGACGACGCGATGACCGAAGACCTGAGCGCACTCGCTCCGCTGCTCTCCGCCGACGCTCTCGTCGTCGTCGAACGCGCACGACGGTCCACACCGCCCGACTTCACGGCGGCAGGCCTGGTACTGATCCGCGAGAAGGCCTACGGCGACACCGCCCTCTGGTGGGCGGAACCGACGGAGTACCTCGTTGAGCCGCCTGCCGACGCTCAGCCCGCCGCCGAGTCCCAGTCGCGGTAG
- the leuD gene encoding 3-isopropylmalate dehydratase small subunit: protein MEKFTTHTGIAAPLKRSNVDTDQIIPAVFLKRVTKTGFEDALFHAWRQDPDFVLNQSPFQGASVLVAGSDFGTGSSREHAVWALRDFGFKVVLSPRFADIFRGNSGKQGLLAATISEDDLERIWAEIDRNPGVQITVSLEDRTASIGGIQADLGIDDYTRWRLLEGLDDIGLTLRNEDKIAQFEARRESWRPRTLPVL from the coding sequence ATGGAGAAATTCACCACGCACACAGGCATCGCAGCTCCGCTGAAGCGCTCGAACGTCGACACCGACCAGATCATTCCGGCCGTGTTCCTCAAGCGCGTCACCAAGACGGGCTTCGAGGACGCGCTCTTCCACGCATGGCGCCAGGACCCTGATTTCGTCCTCAACCAGTCGCCTTTCCAGGGTGCATCCGTCCTCGTCGCCGGATCGGACTTCGGCACCGGATCGAGTCGCGAGCACGCGGTGTGGGCGCTGCGCGATTTCGGTTTCAAGGTCGTGCTGAGTCCCCGTTTCGCTGACATCTTCCGCGGCAACTCCGGAAAGCAGGGCCTGCTCGCGGCGACGATCTCGGAAGACGATCTCGAGCGGATCTGGGCCGAGATCGACCGGAATCCCGGCGTGCAGATCACCGTGAGTCTCGAAGACCGGACGGCCTCGATCGGCGGCATCCAGGCTGACCTCGGGATCGACGATTACACTAGATGGCGGCTCCTTGAAGGGCTCGATGACATCGGGCTCACGCTGCGCAATGAAGACAAGATCGCGCAGTTCGAGGCCCGTCGCGAGTCGTGGCGGCCGAGGACTCTTCCCGTTCTGTGA
- a CDS encoding D-alanine--D-alanine ligase family protein produces the protein MDKQTVVVLFGGRSSEHSISSATAGGVLGAIDRARYAVIPVGITREGAFVLEEDDPAKFPLDAAHLPEVVDNGTRVMWPEPGGDRTLRVVHPDGAVEGLGVIDVVLPLLHGLHGEDGAIQGFFEVIDMPYAGCGILDSAISLDKHFTKLALTSAGIAVSPGFTVRRSDWRADPAGVRKRVAELAAVVFVKPSSAGSSVGVSRVDRGEGLDAAFELAFAEDDKVLVEARVEGREIEVGVLAGRGGERARASLPGEIVLTTRDFYDFEGKYLGGEGVDIVCPAEVEDELIERLRETAVRAFEAVDGKGLARVDFFVTPAGDLIVNELNTMPGFTPISMFPKCWVASGLSYGDLITELVEAGLHR, from the coding sequence ATGGACAAGCAGACGGTGGTGGTGCTCTTCGGCGGGCGCTCCAGCGAGCATTCGATCAGTTCCGCAACGGCGGGGGGCGTGCTGGGCGCGATTGACCGCGCTCGTTACGCCGTCATCCCCGTCGGGATCACCCGTGAGGGGGCGTTCGTCCTCGAGGAGGACGACCCGGCCAAATTCCCTCTCGACGCGGCCCACCTGCCGGAGGTCGTCGACAACGGCACCCGCGTGATGTGGCCGGAGCCCGGCGGAGACCGCACTCTGCGGGTCGTGCACCCGGACGGTGCGGTCGAGGGGCTCGGCGTGATCGACGTCGTGCTGCCCCTGTTGCACGGGCTGCATGGTGAAGACGGCGCGATCCAGGGGTTCTTCGAGGTCATCGACATGCCGTACGCAGGCTGCGGCATCCTCGATTCGGCCATCTCACTCGACAAGCACTTCACCAAGCTCGCGCTCACCTCCGCCGGCATCGCCGTTTCGCCGGGGTTCACGGTTCGGCGCAGCGACTGGCGGGCCGATCCGGCAGGTGTCCGTAAGAGGGTCGCCGAACTCGCGGCGGTGGTGTTCGTCAAGCCGAGCAGCGCCGGCTCCAGCGTGGGCGTCTCACGCGTCGACCGTGGCGAAGGGCTGGATGCCGCGTTCGAACTGGCCTTCGCGGAAGACGACAAGGTTCTGGTCGAAGCGCGAGTCGAGGGGCGCGAGATCGAGGTCGGCGTGCTCGCCGGTCGTGGCGGCGAACGCGCCAGGGCGTCTCTGCCGGGTGAGATCGTCCTGACAACCCGCGATTTCTACGACTTCGAAGGCAAGTATCTCGGGGGCGAGGGCGTCGACATCGTCTGCCCGGCAGAGGTCGAGGACGAGCTGATCGAACGCCTCCGCGAGACGGCGGTTCGGGCATTCGAAGCGGTCGACGGCAAGGGCCTCGCCCGGGTCGACTTCTTCGTCACTCCCGCCGGTGATCTCATCGTCAACGAGTTGAACACGATGCCGGGGTTCACGCCCATCTCGATGTTCCCGAAGTGCTGGGTGGCGTCGGGTCTGAGCTACGGAGATCTGATCACCGAGCTCGTCGAGGCCGGTCTGCACCGCTGA
- a CDS encoding 1-acyl-sn-glycerol-3-phosphate acyltransferase → MGARSPEKSRPSIFWPLAAVVVPLVSLIAKIRVSGAEKLPREGAFILAPNHYSEFDPLIVAVAVWRSGRAPRFLAKESLFRIPVLGWCLRRTGMIPVARTSSAASAKQTMKQSEELVEHERGVIVYPEGTLTRDPELWPMRGKSGAARLALADGIPLIPMAQWGTQEIMGRYQKGLSLWPLRKPVRVLIGDPVDVSDLRSRATEPAALNEATARLMAAITQLLEQLRDEKAPVERWNPSSHGQKETGRLDS, encoded by the coding sequence ATGGGTGCCAGGTCACCGGAGAAGTCTCGACCGAGCATTTTCTGGCCGTTGGCCGCCGTCGTCGTACCGCTGGTCTCCCTGATCGCCAAGATCCGTGTCAGCGGTGCCGAGAAGCTGCCTCGGGAGGGCGCGTTCATCCTGGCGCCGAATCACTACTCGGAGTTCGATCCGCTGATCGTGGCGGTCGCCGTGTGGCGGTCCGGCCGTGCGCCGCGCTTCCTGGCGAAGGAGAGTCTGTTCCGGATCCCGGTGCTCGGCTGGTGCTTGCGCCGAACCGGGATGATCCCCGTGGCCCGCACATCGTCCGCGGCTTCCGCCAAGCAGACGATGAAGCAGTCGGAGGAGCTCGTCGAGCACGAGCGCGGTGTGATCGTCTATCCGGAAGGGACCCTCACTCGTGATCCCGAACTCTGGCCCATGCGGGGCAAGTCCGGAGCGGCCAGGCTCGCCCTGGCGGACGGCATCCCGCTGATCCCGATGGCGCAGTGGGGTACCCAGGAGATCATGGGGCGCTACCAGAAGGGCCTCAGCCTGTGGCCGCTGCGCAAGCCGGTTCGCGTGCTGATCGGCGACCCGGTCGACGTCTCCGACCTGCGGTCTCGGGCGACGGAACCTGCTGCGCTCAACGAGGCCACGGCACGTCTGATGGCGGCGATCACGCAGTTGCTCGAGCAGCTGCGCGACGAGAAGGCACCCGTCGAGCGCTGGAACCCGTCGAGCCACGGCCAGAAGGAGACCGGTCGCCTTGACTCCTAA
- the thiL gene encoding thiamine-phosphate kinase codes for MPSRPEADDPRLGDLSEGRILKAILDRTPPGAQTLLGPGDDAAVIAAPSGSVVATTDTLVHGPDFRLAWSSGYDLGWKAAAVNLADIAAMGARPTALLVALAVPRDLRLSFVERMADGLREACAALAPDCAVVGGDLTVSDVLTVAVTALGDLEGRPPVTRSGARPGDVVAVAGELGDAAHGLAVLFGRFREGDTPISVDTSRLASGERSAVAAQLRPAPPIGLGPVAAAAGATAMMDISDGLALDARRMAAASSVTIALDGARLGSDPERAMAGGEDHALLATFPAGALPPGFRVIGEVRPLGDDDLLCDDRPVDTSGWDPYRDWDSAAG; via the coding sequence ATGCCGTCCCGTCCCGAAGCCGACGACCCGCGTCTGGGCGACCTCTCCGAAGGACGCATCCTCAAGGCGATCCTCGACCGCACTCCGCCGGGCGCCCAGACGCTGCTCGGGCCCGGCGACGATGCCGCCGTGATCGCCGCACCCTCCGGTTCGGTGGTTGCGACCACGGACACTCTTGTGCACGGGCCGGACTTCCGGCTCGCGTGGTCGAGCGGGTACGACCTCGGCTGGAAGGCCGCGGCTGTGAACCTCGCGGACATCGCCGCGATGGGAGCGCGCCCGACGGCCCTGCTCGTCGCCCTCGCCGTACCGCGCGATCTTCGCCTGTCCTTCGTCGAGCGAATGGCCGACGGTCTTCGTGAGGCGTGTGCAGCGCTCGCGCCCGACTGCGCGGTGGTCGGCGGAGACCTGACGGTCTCCGATGTCCTCACGGTGGCGGTGACGGCGCTCGGTGATCTGGAAGGCCGTCCGCCGGTGACGCGCAGCGGCGCGCGTCCCGGAGACGTCGTGGCGGTGGCAGGGGAGCTCGGGGACGCCGCCCACGGGCTGGCCGTGCTGTTCGGTCGGTTCCGCGAGGGGGACACCCCGATCTCGGTGGACACTTCGCGCCTCGCTTCGGGTGAACGTTCCGCCGTCGCCGCGCAGCTGCGTCCTGCGCCGCCGATCGGACTGGGCCCCGTGGCCGCGGCTGCCGGGGCGACGGCCATGATGGACATCTCCGATGGACTGGCGCTGGACGCACGAAGGATGGCGGCGGCCTCGTCGGTGACCATTGCGCTCGACGGTGCGAGGCTGGGAAGCGATCCGGAGCGTGCGATGGCCGGCGGGGAGGATCACGCCCTGTTGGCGACATTCCCGGCGGGAGCGCTGCCTCCGGGATTCCGAGTGATCGGCGAAGTGCGTCCGCTCGGCGATGACGACCTGCTGTGCGATGACCGGCCCGTCGACACCTCTGGCTGGGACCCCTACCGCGACTGGGACTCGGCGGCGGGCTGA
- the leuC gene encoding 3-isopropylmalate dehydratase large subunit, with product MSTAAPGTDSARPRTLAEKVWDDHLVVKGADGEPDLIYIDLHLVHEVTSPQAFDGLRSEGRPLRRLDLTIATEDHNTPTWEIDKPIADLTSRTQIETLRRNAAEFGVRLHSLGDAEQGIVHVVGPQLGLTMPGITVVCGDSHTSTHGAFGAMAFGIGTSEVEHVMATQTLPLKPFKTMAINVEGTLRPGVTAKDVILAVIAKIGTGGGQGYVLEFRGSAIRALSMEGRMTICNMSIEAGARAGMVAPDETTFAYLEGRPHAPKGEDWDDAVTYWRTLPTDDGAAFDAEVFIDADELEPFVTWGTNPGQGTSLSASVPNPAEIDDPNERAAAERALEYMDLTPGTPLKEVPVDAVFMGSCTNSRIEDLRAFASIIKGKKKADGVRVMVVPGSARVRLEAEAEGLDQVIKDFGAEWRFAGCSMCLGMNPDQLAPGERCASTSNRNFEGRQGKGGRTHLVSPLVAAATAIRGTLSSPGDLEDAAPEYATALDGKAI from the coding sequence ATGAGCACCGCAGCACCCGGTACCGATTCCGCACGCCCCAGGACCCTCGCCGAGAAGGTCTGGGACGATCACCTCGTGGTCAAGGGCGCCGACGGCGAGCCCGACCTCATCTACATCGACCTGCATCTCGTGCATGAGGTGACCAGCCCGCAGGCATTCGACGGTCTGCGCAGTGAAGGGCGCCCGCTCCGCCGGCTCGACCTCACGATCGCGACCGAAGATCACAACACTCCGACGTGGGAGATCGACAAGCCGATCGCCGACCTGACCAGCCGCACCCAGATCGAGACGCTGCGCCGCAACGCGGCGGAGTTCGGGGTGCGTCTGCATTCGCTCGGCGATGCCGAGCAGGGAATCGTGCACGTGGTCGGACCGCAGCTCGGCCTCACGATGCCTGGGATCACCGTCGTCTGCGGCGACTCGCATACGTCGACCCACGGGGCATTCGGCGCGATGGCTTTCGGGATCGGCACCAGCGAGGTCGAACACGTCATGGCGACACAGACCCTTCCGCTCAAGCCGTTCAAGACGATGGCGATCAACGTCGAGGGGACCCTGCGTCCCGGGGTCACGGCGAAAGACGTCATCCTTGCCGTCATCGCCAAGATCGGCACCGGCGGCGGCCAGGGCTATGTCCTGGAGTTCCGCGGCAGTGCGATCCGCGCGCTCTCGATGGAGGGGCGGATGACGATCTGCAACATGTCGATCGAAGCGGGCGCGCGGGCCGGCATGGTCGCCCCCGATGAGACGACCTTCGCCTACCTCGAGGGGCGCCCGCACGCGCCGAAGGGTGAGGACTGGGACGATGCGGTGACCTACTGGCGCACGCTTCCCACCGACGATGGCGCGGCGTTCGACGCCGAGGTCTTCATCGACGCCGACGAGCTCGAGCCGTTCGTCACCTGGGGCACCAACCCTGGGCAGGGCACCTCGCTGTCGGCATCCGTGCCGAACCCGGCGGAGATCGACGACCCGAACGAACGGGCGGCCGCCGAGCGAGCGCTGGAGTACATGGATCTGACGCCGGGCACGCCTCTCAAAGAGGTACCGGTCGACGCGGTCTTCATGGGCTCATGCACCAACAGCCGTATCGAAGACCTGCGGGCGTTCGCCTCGATCATCAAGGGCAAGAAGAAGGCGGACGGCGTTCGCGTGATGGTCGTCCCCGGCTCTGCCCGGGTGCGTCTGGAAGCTGAGGCGGAGGGCCTCGACCAGGTCATCAAGGATTTCGGCGCGGAATGGCGTTTCGCCGGCTGTTCCATGTGCCTCGGAATGAACCCGGATCAGCTCGCGCCCGGCGAGCGGTGCGCGTCCACCTCCAACCGCAACTTCGAGGGTCGGCAGGGCAAGGGCGGGCGCACGCATCTGGTGTCGCCGCTCGTCGCCGCAGCCACCGCCATCCGGGGGACGCTCTCCAGTCCCGGCGACCTCGAAGACGCGGCCCCGGAATACGCGACGGCGCTCGACGGAAAGGCCATCTGA
- a CDS encoding NAD(P)H-dependent glycerol-3-phosphate dehydrogenase, with product MTPKRNAPVGPRVTVIGAGSWGTTFGKILADGGAQVTMWARRAELAHEIDEAKRNSRYLPGINLPRTMAATHELATSLRGAEQVYLSVPSQSLRENLKALRPLLADSDSKIVSLMKGVERGTGLRMSQVIQQELRCDPDRIAVASGPNLALEIAREQPTAAVISSRSQETADVVARAARNSYFRTFVNTDVIGTEFGGVLKNLIAVAIGIVDGVGYGENTKASIITRGLVEMTDFAVANGAQPETLQGLAGLGDLIATCQSPLSRNNTAGRLLGQGYSFQDVVKQMQQTAEGLASVAPVLQLARESEVHMPIVEQVKMVLDGKMDPRDIAPHLTTDDDTPQGERTNHGQADGGGALRRALQRAFDQFRNGGGRAGRD from the coding sequence TTGACTCCTAAGAGAAACGCTCCGGTCGGGCCGCGGGTGACGGTCATCGGTGCGGGCAGCTGGGGCACGACGTTCGGCAAGATTCTCGCCGACGGCGGCGCACAGGTGACCATGTGGGCGCGCCGGGCCGAGCTCGCGCATGAGATCGACGAGGCCAAGCGGAATTCCCGCTACCTCCCGGGCATCAATCTTCCGCGCACCATGGCCGCGACGCACGAGCTCGCGACGTCGCTCCGCGGAGCCGAGCAGGTGTACCTCTCCGTGCCGAGCCAGTCGCTGCGAGAGAACCTCAAGGCATTGCGCCCGCTGCTGGCCGACAGCGATTCGAAGATCGTGAGCCTGATGAAGGGCGTGGAGCGCGGGACCGGACTGCGAATGAGTCAGGTCATCCAGCAGGAGCTGCGCTGCGACCCCGATCGCATCGCCGTGGCATCCGGGCCGAACCTGGCGCTCGAGATCGCGCGGGAGCAGCCCACGGCAGCGGTCATCTCCTCCCGCAGTCAAGAGACGGCCGACGTGGTGGCTCGCGCCGCACGCAACAGCTATTTCCGGACTTTCGTGAACACGGACGTCATCGGCACCGAATTCGGTGGCGTGCTGAAGAATCTCATCGCGGTCGCCATCGGCATCGTCGACGGTGTCGGCTACGGCGAGAACACGAAGGCGTCGATCATCACCCGGGGGCTCGTGGAGATGACCGACTTCGCCGTCGCGAACGGGGCCCAGCCCGAGACGCTGCAGGGGCTCGCAGGGCTCGGCGACCTCATCGCCACCTGCCAGTCGCCGCTGAGCCGCAACAACACCGCCGGCCGTCTGCTCGGACAGGGTTACAGTTTCCAGGACGTCGTGAAGCAGATGCAGCAGACCGCCGAGGGACTCGCCTCCGTGGCGCCCGTGCTGCAGCTCGCTCGCGAATCCGAGGTGCACATGCCCATCGTCGAACAGGTGAAGATGGTGCTCGACGGGAAGATGGATCCCCGCGATATCGCCCCTCATCTGACGACGGATGACGACACCCCACAGGGTGAGAGGACCAACCATGGACAAGCAGACGGTGGTGGTGCTCTTCGGCGGGCGCTCCAGCGAGCATTCGATCAGTTCCGCAACGGCGGGGGGCGTGCTGGGCGCGATTGA